DNA from Hippocampus zosterae strain Florida chromosome 18, ASM2543408v3, whole genome shotgun sequence:
AGGGCAGTGGCTCAGTTCGGAGAGGCCCACAGTCGGGGCCCTGGATTTCGGCGGTGCATCCACCCAGATAACATTTGTGACTCGGGAGCAAGTGGAGGATGAGAAGGACATGATGAAGCTCCATCTGTATGGTCAGGAGTATTCTCTGTACACACACAGCTTCCTCTGCTACGGGCAGGATCAGGTCCTCAAGAGGCTGCTGGCCCACATTTTCAAGGTACTTGACTTAACTTGGGCTTGATTGTAAGCAAAATATTGCAAGTACTTTAAATTAAAAGTTACCAATAAAATGTTTGGGTAATATCCGTTTGTATCAATATCATAACGTGAGAAATGAAGCTGCTATTTTttacgtatttattttttgctgtgtaAAGTCTTTGGAGAAGTCATCTGTAAAGTTGTCCGTGCatctctctgtttctctctctcagtctCAGGGTCATTCAGTATCAGTCACTCACCCGTGCCATCCTCCAGATTCATCCGTAAAAGTAAATCTGGACAGCATATTCAACTCTCCATGTACAGCCAAGTACAAACCGAGCACCTATCAAGCGCAAGATTATTTGCTCATACACGGCAGCGGACAATATGAGCAATGTGTGGGCAATGTTTCCGAGATCTTCTCCTTCGACAGCTGCCCCTTCTCTCACTGCTCCTTCGATAACATCTTTCAGCCCAACGTGACCGGCAGCTTCATGGTAAGAATGGTAACATTGGGCTCTTGGAAATATTAACTTTACTTTGCTGTACACTTCCATTGCACGTGCAGTTATCGCGCTTGTCTGCTTAAAACAGGCATTTTCGGCCTTTTTCTACATTCACGCCTTCCTGCGGCGCATCACTGGCATCACAGTGAGCACTCCcgcgcaaatggaggaagctgCTCAAACGGTGTGCAAGATGAGTTTTGCTCAGGTAAGTGTCacatgtttcatttgtggtttaGGGTTTCTTGGATAATCTCTCATTTATTATGTCTGTACATTTTTGGAAGAATTTGACAATAACCGATGCATACTAGATAATAGGGGATGGAGAAATCCATTCAGAAAaagtatgtttcacatacataaaaaaaaaaaagtaacatccTGAagtcagcaattaaccacttaTATGTAATATTTTATTCTTATTCAGAGGGATGGACAATAAACTAAAGATTTAGTCATTCAATATATAATTTCAAATGATCGATTGACCCcctcaaaggagaaaaaatcattataatattaactgtacattaacacactatcacattgttttttttttttccacaatcatTTAGATGCTGGCTCTTGCTCCAGATCAAGCATCTCGCCTGAGGGATTATTGTGCCTCGTCCGTGTTTGTCAAGATTCTCCTACTGAAAGGATACAGCTTCGATGAAAAGTCCTTCTCACGTATTTCGTTCAAGAAGAAGGTGAAACCTTTGAACAGTCAGGTGTTTTACTCTATGCTCTTAAGAAAATGAAGGTCCCTGTTCCAATCACAATTATTTTATCCTCCAGGCCGGCGATGCCTCCGTTGGTTGGGCTCTGGGCTACATGTTGAGTCTGAGTAATTTGCTGCCATCGGAAAAAGTTCGAACATGGAAGGCATTGGCCCCGGGAATATGGGAAAGCCTTACAGTTCTTTTTGTGCTGCTCTCTGTTACCGTCTTGGTCTTCATCGCACTTCGAGCCCGTGAGTGGAAAAAGAGAGGACTCAGTGACCGCGCTCTCTAGACTTTCAATGACACGCAGTGCGGTCAGAAAGCAAATAGACTGTGGTACAGTTTGACTGGATCACCCTGGATTTAAATATGAACTTGAagcttcaaaaatgttttgaactcGTGATTTTACAGGACCTCAAACTTGCTTGCAAAGTGACTACTGTCTCACACCGCAAATGTTTGACTGTCATTTTGTATACATAAAGCCTCTGGTGgaccaaacacacaaaatagaatatgtattgaaaatgtttgatttaattTCTGGAGTACATAAACAACACAATTATTAATGAGTTTTGAAATCTTAACTTAAGACCACAATCGTTCAGCAATATATGACCCATTTCTTTTCATATTAACTCAACTGTATgttttttgcaaatattttgcaaTTATGGTGACAATGTGGTTACTGTTCTTGATCGCtgttttaaatatttgactAAAAGTACATTTACATGCATCCTACACTTCCGCCATAAttataatgaatgaaaaagaaaacagtaCACTGAAATATGGAGTGACGTTCGCGTGTGAAGGAAGTGGCTGTCCTGGCTCAGTTtctttcacaataaaagttATAAGTTACGatatcaatatttttatttgtatatgtTCTGTTAATTACTATTATTGATTTCCAAAAGCCAAAAGAAACACAGTGCTGTCATCCCATCCACAATAGCCTTCTAAATTGATAGAATATAGTAAACCagtcaaatgaatattttggaTTGAAAACGGTAAACCAGAAGTAGTTTGAAGATACGGAAGTGACCTGCTACAAAACACTTTTTGTAGTCATGCATGGAATCGCAATACTTTAGTTTTGCACCAGCCGAAACTAATTTTTCAATTACAATAGTAACCTAGAAAATTGCTAATTTACTTGCCCTCGTAGCTGTCAAGTTGTGTGTGGACATGTGCACACaaactaaagctgctgcccgcATGGTAAATATCCCGCAGGCAGACATCGATCCCTCCGGTGTATTTAAGTACGTCCTCATCAGAGTCCACAGCAAAGAGATAGGAGACGACACAGAAGTAGACATAGTCCGTGGATATGGCTGGGCCGAGTACCACGGTAAGTGCTGCTAATGTGTGACAAAAATATATCCCAACCCCATCAACTGATCATCCTGCACATGAACCGCCAGCCActgattatcttttttttttaatatactgcaCATAATCACATGAAATTGTACATGTCAGCCGATATCTACGAGAAGGTTTCTGAGGAGTTGGAAAGGGATGGACTCTTGGACTGTGAATGCGTCGGAGGTGGAAGGATCAGACATGATGCCCAAGCGAAGAAGATCCATGTTTACGGCTACTCTATGGTGAGTGTCCAATTCAGCCCCCCCTCGCAAGTCCTGACAGTGTATTTCCCCAAGGGCGAGTGACAGTGTAGTGTTTTTCCTTTACAGGGGTTCGGAAGAGCAAACCACGCAATAGCCACTGAGAAACTGAAGGTTCGGTACCCGGACTATGAGGTGACCTGGGATAACGAAGGATACTGATTGAAACTATCGCGCACATTTCATAGACATCATCATTAAAGACCTTATCAAACATGAACTTTTCCCTCCCACATTTACATCCTGATGCTATTTTGTCTAAAGTTACTAATTATGCCTATGTTTTCACTTCCTACCTTTTTTGCCACACGAGGGCAGTGTTGACATGTCCCTAGGACGTTAAAAGGGCAAATTAGGCAAgaaattatttcaataaatacTACTTGTGAAAGATGTCAGAATCAGTTTCATTGCTAGTGGTACTTTTGCCCGTTTTTACAGACCTTAGTGTGGACTTAAAGTTAAATATATTAAACATTGTAATATCCACACCTCGGTGACCACCTTTActcacattgatttttttttaatttaaatttttgtttttgagtttTGGATCTTGGTGTTTGGCACTCATGTATACCTAATGTTATGGACGCTTGAGTTCATATCGAAATAAATGTAGACGCTATGCAAAATCACTGTTTCTTATGAATGATTATAACGTTAGGTGTGGATGTAACGTACAGTGTCAGTGCTTATGAGATTTGACAAGCATGTACCTTCACGCCTCAAGAACAATATCTCCTCTTTTATAATCTGTTCAGTTGACTCCACAGTTTCATAAGAAATGATGTTGCCAAGACTGGTTTGGCAACAGCTAAAAAAGAATGAAGCATTTGCACGCACGGTTAGTGGTGCTTGTGTAAGTCTGTTGATCATATAATATGTCATTAATTTCGTGATTTAATACTGTATGCTGCACAAACGACACCCACGGCAGGTTTCAAGGTGAAAAATATGGCTGagcaagaagaacaaaaagaaaaagaaaaacacgagaATGATTGCCAAGACTTGGGAGGATTTTCGATGGACCGATGAGACATaggtttatatagcgctttcacaaccgcatAACCCATGCTTGAAAAATAATGCTTGAAGAAAATTCAACAATACCcaacattaagatatcctttatttgtcccacactggggaaatttacaactgtCATGTCATAACTGGAGATTCTTGCCCATGAGAAATCTGGAGAATGTGTCATCTCAAAAATATGTGCCGCCTTTGAAATCTTGGCACATTCATGTGCCACGGTGCCCTAATATGTCGTTTATGATAGAGTTGCATGCGGGTAGAACTTAAAGTCCACTTCTTATCTTTTCGGAAGGAACATTAAGAAAGAGACTAAAGTCAGCTTCGGGAGACGTCGGTCAGAACCCATCAGATTGCGCCCCGAGCTGCCAAAATGTGGTGGAAGGGGAGAAGGATTGAACAAATCAGAACCTCGGCCCTCATCTTGGCTTTCGTTCTCAACTTTGGTAAGTCAAGTAAGCCGAGTGCTTCAAGTTTCATTTGCGCGAATGAAATACAATGTTGAATTTGTCGTCAAGGTCAAATCATTGGTTCTCAATCAAAGTGTTTATCTTGGGGGCTCGTTATCATCCTTTAAGGGTCATTGGCCGATATTTGTATCGTTTTAGTAGCGTACTTGTACTAAGCTACATTCATATTGTTCTGCTGCAGCAATGCAAACTCTAGCTATGATCAATATCATAAACGGGCCTCTTCATGATGCGGttatatatgaaaatatattaTATTCTACTGCGATTCAAAGTTATTTATGCATCGGCGGCATATCTCCGCGTCAGCAAAACGAATGTGATGTATTTGTAAAGAACTCGTCTATGCTATTCAAGatggaaacacacaaacatatcaTCGATGCAACTCTAAATTATGTCGCAGCCATTAcatatcagtaaaaaaaaaccaaaaaaggtGCTGACGAGAGAGTTTTCATCCAACGCGGTCTCCGACAATTCTGATTTAAAGACCTTTGGATGGACAATTGGCATTTTGCCCGCATTAACCGGATTACTTTCCCTGTGGCCTTTGAGCTTCCTGCAAAGAACTGTGCCATAAATTGTGACAGTCATGAAATCagataagatgaatgaatgaatgaagcagaACGCAAAGGCACTGttgattttccaaaacaaagcgACTCCTTGAGTAAAATATATCATAGCGTCGATCCTGGAAGGTAATTtgaacaattcattcattcattcatcttccgtaccgcttgatcctcactagggtcgcggggggcgctggagcccatcccagccgtctccgggcagtaggcggggggcaccctgaatcggttgccagccaatcgcagggcacacatagacgaacaaccatccacgctcacactcacacctagggacaatttagagtgttcaatcagcctgccatgcatatttttggaatgtgggaggaaaccggagcacccggagaaaacccacgcaggcccggggagaacatgcaaactccacacagggaggccggagctggaatcgaacccggtacctctgcactgtgaagccgacatgctaaccactggcctaccgggccgcccttgaacaATTCAAACTTTGGTAAAgttgctttttccccccccccccagctgccTCTCATCCATGTCTCAGCCCTGAGAGGAGATGCGACTTTGTGTGTGACTGTTTGGATTGCGATGACGAACAGGACTGCGGTAAGGTTCTTGTCCCTGAAATGACTCCTCAGGTAACAATATTGACGGGAGTAAGTCTGTGTATTCCTTCCAAGGCTACGGCGGGAAGGGATTCCGGTGCGACTTTGAGGACTCGGGAATATGCGGGTGGAAGGATGAGTCCTTGAACGCAGCATACAGGTGGGAACGACGTCAGAGAGGTGACACGCTGACGGGAAGCGGGCCGTCCTCCGACTTTACTACCGGGACTGCCTCAGGTATGGATGACTATCGAtgtcacttcaaaaaaaaaaaaagcgtccgcaATAACACAGCATCGTAAATGTTTTTGTGCGGGAACGATTTAACGCGCACTTTTCGTCCAGGTTGGTTTATGGGTGTGACAGAGGTCAAGTCCGAAGGGGTCAAAACCGCAGTCCTTGTGTCACCAAAGATGCAAGAGTCCTCGCCGACATGTCGTCTTCGTCTCAGATATTTCCTGTGGGATTCGGGTAAGCAAACGGTAGCTCTCTCGAAGCTGTTTTGAATCGCGGTGCGCTACGATGGCGCACCGCCGCGGTACGAATGTGACGCCGCCGCAGGTCAAACGGGACTCGGCTCCTCTCCGCTCTTGGCATCCGTCGTCCGGCAAGACGCGGAAATGGCCGTCGTGTGGCGGCTCGAAGCCACCAGCTTCCGAGGATGGAGCGAGGCCACCGTCTTTCTGGGTCGCATCGCCGCACCCTTTCAGATCCATCTTTACTCAAACCGCCTCCAGGGGCGGAGAGGCGATGTTGCCGTGGACCAGCTGGAGTTTCTGGACTGCGCTTTGCCCTGTGAGCACCCCCCTAATTAAATCTCTTTCTTCTTAGCGATACTGTCATCCGatataaaatggccgcccttgCAATTGTTCTCTCTACTTGTCCAGTGCCACTACCTGGCAAAGAGTGTCCAGCCGAAATGCTGGAGTGTAAGCGCGGCGGCTGCGTCGCCCAACGTCAAGTATGTGACGGCACCGATGACTGTGGCGACTGGACCGATGAGGAGAACTGCGGTgcgtaaacacaaaaaaaaaggccgtcACAAATCGACACAGAAGAGCACTCCGATATCGCGTATCAGCCGCAAAGAAACCCGCCTCCTACCTTTGCCTTCTACCATGTCAAAGTTAAAGCTTCGCGATATCATTTGTAATTACCTAGTCGTTACAACATGCTTAAAATTGTGGGCGGAGTTTGCAGAAATATCTGCGGCATCATACCGAGTGATCATTACAGTAAAGCGCGGATGATGAAGAACTTAAGATAAACTGCGGAGGATTAAACAAGAACCACGCGCCGGTATGCCGATTCCGGGAGCTCTATGTTTGTGTTGGCTTTTCATGATTGACTTGAACTTTTTTTAGAATCGCATCTGCACACGGTTTGAATACCTCGGTTTGAAGTGcctaactgtgtgtgtgtgtgtgtgtgtgtgtgtgtgtgtgcagagggATATCGGCGCTGTGATTTTGAGAACGATGTGTGCGATTGGGACCTCAGGTCATTGTCCGATCTCAAATGGGTACGGACCAGTCAGGAAAACATCTCGGATCCTTTGAAAGGACCAGGACGGGATCATTCCAACAACAGCGTATCGGGTACTACcaattataattcattcattcattcattctttcatcttccgtaccgcttgatcctcattagggtcgcggggggtgcccatcccagccgtctccgggcagcaggcgggggacaccctgaatcggttgccagccaatcgcagggcacacatagacgaacaaccacactcacactcacacccagggacaattttagagtgttcaatcagcctgccacgcatatttttggaatgtgggaggaaaccggagcacccggagaaaacccacgcaggcccggggagaacatgcaaactccacacagggaggccggagctggaatcgaacccagtacctctgcactgtgaagccggcgtgctaaccactggactaccgggccgccgaccttaattataattcattattattattatttttttcagcacaaTGTGATGCGCAAAGTTCAACTGactacaaatgtattttaaatctACTCAAGTTATGCTGAAGCTGGTGTGTCTGGCAGGTCACTTTTTGTACGTCACCGTTCCCGACGGCGGGCTCCAAAACGATTGGGCTGCGTTCCAAAGTCCTCCACTAGAACCCACCAATAGTACTCATCCGTGCAAGGCAAGTCCGCATATTCATcttcagtgacttttttttggtgtgtgtgtgttttactattTACGTCCGCGCATTTGAGCCGCGTCCGTTCCACTTCCTGTTGTAGATGGTCATGTACACGCACCAGTTTGGGCCGAGGTCTGGCGGACTGACGGTGCTGGTGGCTGATAAGAGCATCTCGGCAGCGTGGAAGCGGGGCGGAGCTCTGGGTGATGTTTGGGTCAAGGCCGAAGTGGAAATTGTCAATAACTCCACTTTTCAAGTTGAGTGTGGAGATCCTGGAACCcgcacacagtttttttttttttatgcaaggcCGCCGCCGCATCTTGGGAATTAGCATTTGTAGACAAATTGTgtcgtatgtatttttttcttctttcatgtTGTTCAACATTGACACTTTTTCCTCTCATCTTTAAAGATTCTGATCATGGCGGCTGTCAGGGAATTTGCATACGGAGGTATCGCTGTCGACAACATCGTGTTGTCACCTGAATGCCGCCGATCAAATGGTAACAGTGACAAATCgtcgttttaattttttttaaaaatgtatgggCCTAcgtagggcagcccggtagaccagtggttagcacgtgggcttcacagtgcagaggtacccggttcgattccagctccggcctccctgtgtggagtttgcatgttctccccgggcctgcgtgggttttctccgggtgctccggtttcctcccacattccaaaaacatgcatggcaggctgattgaacactctaaattgtccctaggtgtgagtgtgagtgcgaatggttgttcgtctctgtgtgccctgcgattggctggcaaccgattcagggtgtcccccgcctactgcccgaagacagctgggataggctccaggaccccccgcgaccctagtgaggatcaagcggctcagaagatgaatgaatgaatgaatgaatgggcctACGCAATCAAATCGTCCTGGTTTTGTTGAAGGCGTCCGCAGTGACGTTGACGCTACTTTGCTTTATCAGACAGTATGTGGCTGGAAAAATTCCCCAAATCTCCCAAGGACCCTTGCACCGCGCCTGAGAAGATGTGTGACTTTGAAAGCGACTGCGAGGGAGCAGAGGATGAAGCCGCGTGCGGTGAGTTTATGAAACACGTTTGTTCACATGTACCTGTAGCAACTGGtcgaatcacacacacactgctttgCTCTCCAACAAACTTGTCCTTGAGCAGGAATGCTTATGCGTCATCTTATTACATACGCCCGGTGCGCCGATAATTGCGTCCACGCCCATGagattctttgttttgttttttttggtgttttttttctctttccttgAAAAGAATCAATAATGCAGTCCACGGGAGCCTTGTGCTTAACATGTCTGATCTCACATTTTTGAGATTTGAATATCCACCACAGCCTTCCTGCtacatttccaaaaacatttttgattctGATTTTTCCCCAGGCTTGTCGCCGTGAATtggtgtttttttaatctgtacTCACAAAATGGAAAACATAATCCATATCCATCGAATTAAGCATGCTAATATGATTGTCTGCGTCACAGGGGACTTCTCATACAGTAAAGGCAGCTCAGGCTGGACAGACACGAGCATCGGGAGTCAAGGTTGGGTGCTTCACCAAAATTCTACAGCAAAAGGTACAGATGGACACCGAGCGTTGTATTATTCGCATTTTTCACAACTATACTTATAaacacatgtttgtttttttttttttttttttttttttgggcagaagAGTACTTATATGTGGCCGAGGCCCCGGGCCAGCAGCTGACTCAGGCACAGACGCGGACGCCTCTCCTGGGCCCATCTGGCCCTGCTTGCACCTTACAATTTGATTTTGCACTCACTGGAAATGCAGCTCACATTGGTACGCTTAGAAATCAGTCa
Protein-coding regions in this window:
- the LOC127591170 gene encoding ectonucleoside triphosphate diphosphohydrolase 2-like translates to MLLSAVGCKQGQGGVRVTCPTRGVHVSASESSGDPRFASVMAQCAAHPAVLFILLVFGLAAVLLLTVPSEDIPVAPGFMYGIVLDAGSSHTSLFVYKWPADKQNGTGVVTQHSECHATGGGISSYAGQQGAVGQSLEVCLDQAVHDVPAHRHKVTPVYLGATAGMRLLRISSPHHSAQILQEVGRKIQSYPFSYQGATILSGQEEGAYGWVTVNYLLENFIKYGFVGQWLSSERPTVGALDFGGASTQITFVTREQVEDEKDMMKLHLYGQEYSLYTHSFLCYGQDQVLKRLLAHIFKSQGHSVSVTHPCHPPDSSVKVNLDSIFNSPCTAKYKPSTYQAQDYLLIHGSGQYEQCVGNVSEIFSFDSCPFSHCSFDNIFQPNVTGSFMAFSAFFYIHAFLRRITGITVSTPAQMEEAAQTVCKMSFAQMLALAPDQASRLRDYCASSVFVKILLLKGYSFDEKSFSRISFKKKAGDASVGWALGYMLSLSNLLPSEKVRTWKALAPGIWESLTVLFVLLSVTVLVFIALRAREWKKRGLSDRAL
- the phpt1 gene encoding 14 kDa phosphohistidine phosphatase, which codes for MCTQTKAAARMVNIPQADIDPSGVFKYVLIRVHSKEIGDDTEVDIVRGYGWAEYHADIYEKVSEELERDGLLDCECVGGGRIRHDAQAKKIHVYGYSMGFGRANHAIATEKLKVRYPDYEVTWDNEGY